A section of the Cottoperca gobio chromosome 17, fCotGob3.1, whole genome shotgun sequence genome encodes:
- the gbx1 gene encoding homeobox protein GBX-1 — protein sequence MQRPGGQATAFSIDSLIGTHQPRPGHLLYTGYPMFMPYRPLVIPQALSHSPLTSGLPPLTPLASFAGRLTNTFCASLGQGVPSMVALTTTMPSFSDPPDSFYPPQELPGPRLSAADPGARRQESPHSDELHSRDKNSDLLNFSETFQTISGETKLYSSDDEKLDLKSADTACSDREDSSVDSENESFSDGNNCGSLSQKSKLKTGSQEALPPGSSAGKSRRRRTAFTSEQLLELEKEFHCKKYLSLTERSQIAHALKLSEVQVKIWFQNRRAKWKRIKAGNVNNRSGEPVRNPKIVVPIPVHVNRFAVRSQHQQIEQGTRP from the exons ATGCAGAGACCAGGCGGCCAAGCGACGGCGTTTTCAATCGATTCCCTGATTGGGACTCATCAGCCCAGACCGGGACACCTGCTCTACACGGGCTACCCTATGTTCATGCCGTACAGACCTTTGGTTATTCCACAAGCTTTATCCCACTCGCCTTTAACGTCTGGTTTACCTCCACTCACGCCTTTGGCTTCTTTTGCGGGCCGTCTCACCAACACGTTCTGTGCCAGTTTGGGACAGGGGGTGCCATCCATGGTGGCGCTCACCACGACGATGCCAAGTTTCTCGGATCCTCCGGACAGTTTCTACCCACCACAAGAACTCCCAGGTCCCCGTTTAAGCGCCGCCGATCCCGGAGCGAGAAGGCAGGAAAGTCCGCACTCTGACGAGCTGCACAGCCGGGACAAGAACTCTGATCTGCTCAACTTCTCGGAAACTTTTCAAACAATATCAG GTGAGACCAAACTGTACAGCTCAGACGACGAGAAGCTGGACCTTAAATCGGCAGACACCGCGTGCAGTGACCGAGAGGACAGCTCCGTGGACAGCGAGAACGAAAGTTTCTCGGACGGGAACAACTGTGGCTCCCTGTCCCAGAAGAGCAAACTAAAAACCGGCTCGCAGGAGGCGCTACCGCCCGGCAGCTCAGCGGGGAAGAGCCGGAGGAGACGAACAGCTTTTACCAGCGAGCAGCTGCTCGAACTTGAAAAGGAGTTTCACTGTAAAAAGTACCTTTCTCTGACTGAACGCTCCCAGATTGCACATGCACTTAAACTGAGCGAGGTGCAGGTGAAGATTTGGTTTCAGAACCGCAGGGCCAAGTGGAAACGGATCAAGGCCGGCAACGTTAACAACCGGTCAGGAGAACCGGTGAGAAACCCCAAAATTGTGGTCCCCATCCCCGTGCACGTCAACAGGTTTGCTGTGAGGAGTCAGCACCAACAAATAGAACAAGGGACCAGGCCATGA
- the asb10 gene encoding ankyrin repeat and SOCS box protein 10 isoform X2: MAYVAPKIKWHKPKMYRNDVIATAKASGCVLQFWNSLLVGDELTILSIVDDDEYEHLIDAIYDTSNIEEWKNFRHNYRGLRLWSLSYEQELTTPLHITAGRGFTECLRLLLQRGANVDLAPGDTTALHESCENCQPECTKLLLIHGANANAVTEDGLMPLHFCSSPKSLECAKYLLQYGAAISGRTLDEDDTPLHVAACNGLTDHTELYLRYGAAVDKQNNEGLTPLNAACSQPQELQELDSYYKVCQMLVGAGANIHITDQDRHSPLHMACKNVNPDIVDLLLDNDASVNDMNYGGETPMHNILKVVCYKVSHQPERIVRALLNHGSIRVWPGALPLVLKHCCGSPRTIEVLLNNYRSLKITDTWVESVSSEALKEHKGFYESVFSLERTPRSLQHLARFKLRSFLECRVHKVVPELELPTFIKNYLLLEYRDYVH, translated from the exons ATGGCTTATGTAGCACCTAAAATCAAGTGGCACAAACCAAAGATGTACCGCAACGATGTGATCGCCACAGCCAAGGCATCGGGTTGTGTCCTGCAGTTCTGGAACTCTCTGCTTGTTGGCGATGAGCTGACAATTCTCAGCATTGTGGACGACGACGAGTATGAGCACCTTATTGATGCCATTTATGACACCAGCAACATAGAAGAATGGAAGAACTTCAGACATAACTACAGAGGCCTGA GACTGTGGTCACTGAGTTATGAGCAGGAGCTGACCACACCACTTCACATCACAGCTGGCAGAGGCTTTACGGAGTGCCTGAGACTCCTGCTGCAACGTGGGGCCAATGTAGACCTGGCACCTGGAGACACCACTGCCCTGCATGAGTCCTGTGAAAACTGCCAGCCAGAGTGTACCAAACTATTGCTGATCCACGGCGCCAACGCCAATGCTGTCACCGAAGACGGCCTTATGCCTTTGCACTTTTGTTCAAGCCCCAAATCCCttga ATGTGCCAAGTATCTCCTTCAGTACGGTGCAGCCATCAGCGGCCGCACACTAGATGAAGATGACACTCCCTTACATGTGGCAGCCTGTAACGGCCTCACAGACCACACTGAGCTCTACCTGCGCTATGGAGCTGCTGTGGATAAACAGAATAATGAGGGTCTCACTCCCCTGAACGCTGCTTGTTCACAACCCCAGGAGCTACAGGAGCTTGACAGTTACTACAAGGTGTGCCAGATGCTGGTGGGGGCAGGGGCCAACATCCACATTACGGACCAGGACAGACACAGTCCTTTGCACATGGCCTGTAAGAATGTAAATCCAGACATAGTGGATCTGCTGCTGGATAACGACGCCAGCGTTAACGACATGAACTACGGTGGTGAAACTCCTATGCACAACATCCTGAAGGTGGTCTGCTACAAGGTTTCCCATCAGCCTGAGAGGATCGTCCGAGCTCTGCTCAACCACGGTTCTATCCGGGTGTGGCCTGGAGCTCTGCCTTTG GTTTTGAAGCACTGCTGTGGATCTCCACGCACCATCGAGGTTCTTCTGAACAACTACCGTAGCCTTAAAATCACAGACACCTGGGTCGAGTCTGTGTCATCAGAGGCGTTAAAG GAGCACAAAGGGTTTTATGAGTCAGTCTTCTCTTTGGAGCGGACTCCTCGCTCCCTGCAGCACTTGGCACGCTTCAAACTCAGGAGCTTCCTGGAGTGCCGGGTGCACAAGGTGGTCCCTGAACTCGAGCTGCCCACCTTCATCAAGAACTACCTGCTCCTGGAGTACAGAGACTATGTCCACTGA
- the asb10 gene encoding ankyrin repeat and SOCS box protein 10 isoform X3, whose product MSGGSFVFTSTALRSLELDEDMLERHKYKKQLATHHFNSYMLKKEIRDRAPLRSSTAMPPTVCQDVVIQNALYTGDLEAMQHLFPRGSTTNLIIEPQGGDMRWVATGEGLWSLSYEQELTTPLHITAGRGFTECLRLLLQRGANVDLAPGDTTALHESCENCQPECTKLLLIHGANANAVTEDGLMPLHFCSSPKSLECAKYLLQYGAAISGRTLDEDDTPLHVAACNGLTDHTELYLRYGAAVDKQNNEGLTPLNAACSQPQELQELDSYYKVCQMLVGAGANIHITDQDRHSPLHMACKNVNPDIVDLLLDNDASVNDMNYGGETPMHNILKVVCYKVSHQPERIVRALLNHGSIRVWPGALPLCCTLCGKQTTTISEPTCTRQNAWFLIRQVLIGD is encoded by the exons ATGTCGGGAGGCAGCTTTGTCTTCACATCCACGGCCTTGCGCTCTCTTGAGCTTGATGAGGACATGCTGGAGAGACACAAGTACAAGAAGCAGCTGGCCACCCATCACTTCAATAGCTACATGCTGAAGAAGGAGATCAGGGACAGGGCACCGCTGAGGTCCAGCACTGCCATGCCACCCACTGTCTGCCAAGATGTGGTCATCCAGAACGCTCTGTATACAGGAGACCTGGAGGCTATGCAGCACCTCTTTCCTAGAGGATCTACAACAAACCTCATCATCGAGCCACAGGGAGGTGACATGCGCTGGGTCGCCACAGGGGAAG GACTGTGGTCACTGAGTTATGAGCAGGAGCTGACCACACCACTTCACATCACAGCTGGCAGAGGCTTTACGGAGTGCCTGAGACTCCTGCTGCAACGTGGGGCCAATGTAGACCTGGCACCTGGAGACACCACTGCCCTGCATGAGTCCTGTGAAAACTGCCAGCCAGAGTGTACCAAACTATTGCTGATCCACGGCGCCAACGCCAATGCTGTCACCGAAGACGGCCTTATGCCTTTGCACTTTTGTTCAAGCCCCAAATCCCttga ATGTGCCAAGTATCTCCTTCAGTACGGTGCAGCCATCAGCGGCCGCACACTAGATGAAGATGACACTCCCTTACATGTGGCAGCCTGTAACGGCCTCACAGACCACACTGAGCTCTACCTGCGCTATGGAGCTGCTGTGGATAAACAGAATAATGAGGGTCTCACTCCCCTGAACGCTGCTTGTTCACAACCCCAGGAGCTACAGGAGCTTGACAGTTACTACAAGGTGTGCCAGATGCTGGTGGGGGCAGGGGCCAACATCCACATTACGGACCAGGACAGACACAGTCCTTTGCACATGGCCTGTAAGAATGTAAATCCAGACATAGTGGATCTGCTGCTGGATAACGACGCCAGCGTTAACGACATGAACTACGGTGGTGAAACTCCTATGCACAACATCCTGAAGGTGGTCTGCTACAAGGTTTCCCATCAGCCTGAGAGGATCGTCCGAGCTCTGCTCAACCACGGTTCTATCCGGGTGTGGCCTGGAGCTCTGCCTTTG TGTTGCACTCTCTGCGGGAAACAGACTACAACCATCAGTGAACCCACGTGCACTAGACAAAATGCCTGGTTCCTAATTAGGCAAGTGTTAATAGGAGATTAA
- the asb10 gene encoding ankyrin repeat and SOCS box protein 10 isoform X4, with translation MSGGSFVFTSTALRSLELDEDMLERHKYKKQLATHHFNSYMLKKEIRDRAPLRSSTAMPPTVCQDVVIQNALYTGDLEAMQHLFPRGSTTNLIIEPQGGDMRWVATGEGLWSLSYEQELTTPLHITAGRGFTECLRLLLQRGANVDLAPGDTTALHESCENCQPECTKLLLIHGANANAVTEDGLMPLHFCSSPKSLECAKYLLQYGAAISGRTLDEDDTPLHVAACNGLTDHTELYLRYGAAVDKQNNEGLTPLNAACSQPQELQELDSYYKVCQMLVGAGANIHITDQDRHSPLHMACKNVNPDIVDLLLDNDASVNDMNYGGETPMHNILKVVCYKVSHQPERIVRALLNHGSIRVWPGALPLTSQVHIQIIPIS, from the exons ATGTCGGGAGGCAGCTTTGTCTTCACATCCACGGCCTTGCGCTCTCTTGAGCTTGATGAGGACATGCTGGAGAGACACAAGTACAAGAAGCAGCTGGCCACCCATCACTTCAATAGCTACATGCTGAAGAAGGAGATCAGGGACAGGGCACCGCTGAGGTCCAGCACTGCCATGCCACCCACTGTCTGCCAAGATGTGGTCATCCAGAACGCTCTGTATACAGGAGACCTGGAGGCTATGCAGCACCTCTTTCCTAGAGGATCTACAACAAACCTCATCATCGAGCCACAGGGAGGTGACATGCGCTGGGTCGCCACAGGGGAAG GACTGTGGTCACTGAGTTATGAGCAGGAGCTGACCACACCACTTCACATCACAGCTGGCAGAGGCTTTACGGAGTGCCTGAGACTCCTGCTGCAACGTGGGGCCAATGTAGACCTGGCACCTGGAGACACCACTGCCCTGCATGAGTCCTGTGAAAACTGCCAGCCAGAGTGTACCAAACTATTGCTGATCCACGGCGCCAACGCCAATGCTGTCACCGAAGACGGCCTTATGCCTTTGCACTTTTGTTCAAGCCCCAAATCCCttga ATGTGCCAAGTATCTCCTTCAGTACGGTGCAGCCATCAGCGGCCGCACACTAGATGAAGATGACACTCCCTTACATGTGGCAGCCTGTAACGGCCTCACAGACCACACTGAGCTCTACCTGCGCTATGGAGCTGCTGTGGATAAACAGAATAATGAGGGTCTCACTCCCCTGAACGCTGCTTGTTCACAACCCCAGGAGCTACAGGAGCTTGACAGTTACTACAAGGTGTGCCAGATGCTGGTGGGGGCAGGGGCCAACATCCACATTACGGACCAGGACAGACACAGTCCTTTGCACATGGCCTGTAAGAATGTAAATCCAGACATAGTGGATCTGCTGCTGGATAACGACGCCAGCGTTAACGACATGAACTACGGTGGTGAAACTCCTATGCACAACATCCTGAAGGTGGTCTGCTACAAGGTTTCCCATCAGCCTGAGAGGATCGTCCGAGCTCTGCTCAACCACGGTTCTATCCGGGTGTGGCCTGGAGCTCTGCCTTTG ACTTCACAAGTTCACATTCAAATCATTCCCATTTCATGA
- the asb10 gene encoding ankyrin repeat and SOCS box protein 10 isoform X1, whose protein sequence is MSGGSFVFTSTALRSLELDEDMLERHKYKKQLATHHFNSYMLKKEIRDRAPLRSSTAMPPTVCQDVVIQNALYTGDLEAMQHLFPRGSTTNLIIEPQGGDMRWVATGEGLWSLSYEQELTTPLHITAGRGFTECLRLLLQRGANVDLAPGDTTALHESCENCQPECTKLLLIHGANANAVTEDGLMPLHFCSSPKSLECAKYLLQYGAAISGRTLDEDDTPLHVAACNGLTDHTELYLRYGAAVDKQNNEGLTPLNAACSQPQELQELDSYYKVCQMLVGAGANIHITDQDRHSPLHMACKNVNPDIVDLLLDNDASVNDMNYGGETPMHNILKVVCYKVSHQPERIVRALLNHGSIRVWPGALPLVLKHCCGSPRTIEVLLNNYRSLKITDTWVESVSSEALKEHKGFYESVFSLERTPRSLQHLARFKLRSFLECRVHKVVPELELPTFIKNYLLLEYRDYVH, encoded by the exons ATGTCGGGAGGCAGCTTTGTCTTCACATCCACGGCCTTGCGCTCTCTTGAGCTTGATGAGGACATGCTGGAGAGACACAAGTACAAGAAGCAGCTGGCCACCCATCACTTCAATAGCTACATGCTGAAGAAGGAGATCAGGGACAGGGCACCGCTGAGGTCCAGCACTGCCATGCCACCCACTGTCTGCCAAGATGTGGTCATCCAGAACGCTCTGTATACAGGAGACCTGGAGGCTATGCAGCACCTCTTTCCTAGAGGATCTACAACAAACCTCATCATCGAGCCACAGGGAGGTGACATGCGCTGGGTCGCCACAGGGGAAG GACTGTGGTCACTGAGTTATGAGCAGGAGCTGACCACACCACTTCACATCACAGCTGGCAGAGGCTTTACGGAGTGCCTGAGACTCCTGCTGCAACGTGGGGCCAATGTAGACCTGGCACCTGGAGACACCACTGCCCTGCATGAGTCCTGTGAAAACTGCCAGCCAGAGTGTACCAAACTATTGCTGATCCACGGCGCCAACGCCAATGCTGTCACCGAAGACGGCCTTATGCCTTTGCACTTTTGTTCAAGCCCCAAATCCCttga ATGTGCCAAGTATCTCCTTCAGTACGGTGCAGCCATCAGCGGCCGCACACTAGATGAAGATGACACTCCCTTACATGTGGCAGCCTGTAACGGCCTCACAGACCACACTGAGCTCTACCTGCGCTATGGAGCTGCTGTGGATAAACAGAATAATGAGGGTCTCACTCCCCTGAACGCTGCTTGTTCACAACCCCAGGAGCTACAGGAGCTTGACAGTTACTACAAGGTGTGCCAGATGCTGGTGGGGGCAGGGGCCAACATCCACATTACGGACCAGGACAGACACAGTCCTTTGCACATGGCCTGTAAGAATGTAAATCCAGACATAGTGGATCTGCTGCTGGATAACGACGCCAGCGTTAACGACATGAACTACGGTGGTGAAACTCCTATGCACAACATCCTGAAGGTGGTCTGCTACAAGGTTTCCCATCAGCCTGAGAGGATCGTCCGAGCTCTGCTCAACCACGGTTCTATCCGGGTGTGGCCTGGAGCTCTGCCTTTG GTTTTGAAGCACTGCTGTGGATCTCCACGCACCATCGAGGTTCTTCTGAACAACTACCGTAGCCTTAAAATCACAGACACCTGGGTCGAGTCTGTGTCATCAGAGGCGTTAAAG GAGCACAAAGGGTTTTATGAGTCAGTCTTCTCTTTGGAGCGGACTCCTCGCTCCCTGCAGCACTTGGCACGCTTCAAACTCAGGAGCTTCCTGGAGTGCCGGGTGCACAAGGTGGTCCCTGAACTCGAGCTGCCCACCTTCATCAAGAACTACCTGCTCCTGGAGTACAGAGACTATGTCCACTGA